CGATATTAGAGAATCGTGTTTAACTCGCGCATTGCTCAACAAGTAATAACACACGCCTGTAATAAAATGCAACGATACAAATTGCAAGCACTGCTCGGATTCCACTTCCCGTTACATTTCACTCGTCAAGGCAGAGAATCGTGCGCATTAGgctcgtataatatacataaaacaACGATCAGTTAGCGATCAGATAGCGCAGAGATTAGAAAATCATCGTTCGCCTCTGCGCCATGTGATCATTGCTTAATTAAACGTCTATAACTGGGTCCTATCTTGCCACAGCATCGACAAATTGGGCCCTATTAATTTCGTGATTGATGGTTCGGCAGGTGAGGGACACCACGGAAAAGAGATCCTCATCCTGCGCCATCTACGGAACCGATTACATGGCGTGCATCATGCccatacgtgtgtatatatatgcatatatattcacATGTAAATAACACGTATATAATGTAAAACTCTTCGATACTTTCTCCGATCTTTGTACCGTTCGACTTCTGCTCAATggcactatacatatatctatacacacaTCAAGGAATCACCAAAGGGTTTCGAATTTCGCGTTCCGTGACGTTGATTGCTTCTGCACGTCTCGTTTGAGGTAATTTGACGTGCCACGTAACTCGTCGATCCCAGTTTTTGATGGTTCTGTGAAGGAGAAGGCCtgtaattattgaaattcagACCCCTTTTGATGCCgatcttcgatttttcaagaCCCAAATACTAAACTTTGCCGATGGTTTGAAACCGTCTGTCAATCTCACAAGCAAAAAGCTTCATCCACTTGTCGACGGAGCTCTAATTGCTGTTGCGTAATGGATTCTGGACATCGTCAGCTGCGTTTTACGCACTGCATCGCGATGTGCCTTTCGCACTACTGCATGCACTCAAGAACACTTGTTGCATAAGTTTTAACTACGTGCGCACTGCGCTATGACAAATTGGACGAAGTTGAAACCTGTTCGCTTTTCTCAACTTAATCGCGAAACCCGGTTCTCTTGTACACACGCGAATAGAGTTTCTCTTGTCGTTTCGCGAAATTACCGCGTGTTTCGCTGTtaactgattttcaaatttcccgtTCCCATTTTCGATTtcctaaagtaaaaaaaaaacctggttttgtttttttaagaaCGAAAGATTTATTACACGTTATTACAAAGAATTTTCCTGCACACGttacatgaaaaatgtaatttttttcactgtacAGAAACGTTGCAACGTTCGCACACAAGCTCTTCGACTTTTTCTCGGTTCCGATTATGGCTTGCCCATGTAATTGTACACTTGGGAGCGATGCGACAGCTTTACGTCGCTACTGAGTTCATACGCATTACGGTATTCATTGTACATGTACGTACGTGCAGCGTAATATCCCCGGAGTACCATTCAGGTAATTCCATGCCTAAAGTCGTCCGGTTCGCGTCTGGTTGAAGCCCGTTACGTACTGTTGCTCGAGTCGCTGCTTATgggtatttttattctctttcctTGGTAGGCGTGAAAAAACGAAGTGGAAAGAACAAAACGAACATGAATATAAACACAGGCCGTAGCCCAAAGTAAGAGAGTGAAATTGTAACGATCGAAAGTAGATTTCATTATACGGATGATACGGCTTTCCCATCTTTAATATGCATTATGCCTTCGGACTCGGGTAATTGGAGAAGTCGAAGATTTTCATACGATGTGTTATTGTAATTACGGAATTATTTTGtatcgaggaaaaatttttaagtatcAGAGAAATCGtagatttcattatttttaaattagaatTGAATGGTTAAAtttctgtggtttttttttttttttttttttttctaaatcacatcccattttttgttttctttatttttttcgactttACCAATTACCGAGGATACAGGAAGTTTACGATCTTGATAATTAACGATatcgaaaaagtttctctctggCACTTAGCGAAACGCGTCCGAACGACAAGAGCCGTTAAATTTTAGAGGAAGTGGTGGAATCGTTTTGTCGACAAAaaagtatgtaaaaaaaaaatcaggttaCAAGTGTGTACATAGTACGTAGATACACGCGCGTATAATAAGGCTTATTTACATAAACCGGTGTTTGTGCAGAATTCGTAAAGCGTGACGTTGagcaaatatttgaataaatatcctTATGGACTTTACTTTGCGCGTCAAAATTATCTTCTCAGCAAGTGTCCAGCTTCCTTGGCTACTGGAGAATACAGATATCCTTTTCTTCTGTGTACACCGGAtagttaatatttattaacacGCACGTAGCTGAAGCTGGCAATAAAAGTGTCTCGAAGTTTTACGGACCTACAATATGTAAGTATAAAGAGAATTGAGTAGCGAGCTGCTAATACGAAGTATGTAGCAGAACTCGTTTTACGTAACACTAGCTTTCTGTTCGAAAATAAAGACACCTGGAAtttgaattgcaaaaattgtaaaagaagaaaaagtaaacttgAGCGTAAGGGCTTCAGAAAATGTGAAATACTATGTAAAACAATATCATTCCATGCATGGAAGTTGCGAACGACGATCTGTAACGATCTGCTCAGGCTACTGCCGCAGATATCGAACCTCCTTTTactttcatgaattttcattaccGTTTGTATCGCGTCGTGGCTACGgtattatagatatacaaCTGCGCAAGAACGCAATGAGGCCAATCGCGTAGCAATGAACTTGCAAGGTTCGCATAATTCACGGACGTGCAAGGTAGCAGTCACGAGACTAATTCGAAccagtataataaaaatatccccTCGAAATTACTGTAAGCAGGATAGCAATTGGGGTGAATAAtttgtgcatttttttttttttttctcatctctaCAACAATTATTTAGCGAATCACAATTCAAAATCGGTTAACTTACGACCCAGAATACCAAAAAGTTATCGGCAActgagaaaaagaatgaagtcGAGGAAGTATCAAGAGGGAATCGATAAGcgtgaaagagaaaatgaaagggATTGATATATCGGAAGTAGGATCGAAAATCGTTCATGCCAGACTTGCGAGGTTTGTACAGTTCCTTGTTCAGCTACATAAGGATATTATATAGGAACGGAGAGCGGCTGCCGCGGTCCGAAAGTGGATATAGAAGTGTGGATATACACACACAAGTAGCAGCTATACGAGGTATAATAGCGTCTGAGTAGGAGAACCTGGTTGTAGGTGAGGAGAGATAGTCTTACGCGTTGCGGTAACAAGTTTgatgtagaagaagaagatgaagaagatatgagaaaggtaagaaaaaagtttaaaaaaaaaagtaatatacACACGCTATACACACCGGCGTAATCACATCGTACGTATTTCACTTTCAACCGCGTGAGCAGAACTCACCGCTGCAGCACACAACAATATATGTTGTGCCTCTTCTTTTCAACCGGGGAAAGCAGCCGGTAGGTATAAAGTCAGCTGGTTCTTGAGGGCGAGCATCCAGTAAAGTCTGGACTTTGGTCACAGCGATACCGGAACTATGCGGCTATTGGTAAGAGGGATATACTAAACGCATCGTGAAGCCTCTGTGGAATTGAGTCGAATAAGGAGTAAGGATTAGTCTGTTCTTTCCACGTAGAGGAGgtcgagaaaaagaagaagagaaaagactGTGGCTCGTATGGAGATGAGTTAACGTATTGGAGTGAAACACCTTGCCAGCGAGTCATTAGCAACGTCTTAAATGAACGCATTAGGCAAATGAGGCTTACACTCGACAGACGATCCTTCCTCCGTGTTTACTCAATTACACAAAATTAAACTCGTTGAAAAAGGCACGGTCTAGTGACGATGAAACGCGAATTTgcctgaaaataattatttccaaatttcaggTGCTGTTGTCGCTGGTAGGCCTGCTGGCCTTGGGATGTTGCGAGAAGGACGCGTCGCCGAAGTCGGTCGAGGATAAAGACGACTCGACGTCAGCCTCGGAGAAGAAACAGGACAAACGAGGTCTGGTGAACATTGGAAACCACGGTTTTAATCTGGGCTCCGAGCTGGGCGGAAGTCACAGCTTTGACCTGAGTGGCGCAGGACACGGAGGTTCCTTCGGGGGTGGCGAAATCGGCGGGGGTCACGGGCTGGACTTGAGTGGCCATGGAGATTCGGGTCAGAGCTACGGAGGTGGCTACGGTGACGACGGGGGGAAGATAAAGCAGATAACCATAGTGAAGAACGTAAAGATTCCATATCCGGTTGAGAGGAAGATACCGTATCCGGTCGAGAAAGAGGTTCCCTACCCCGTTAAGGTCCCCGTTCCTCAGCCCTACCCTGTAGAGAAGCAGGTACACTATCCCGTCAAGGTTTACGTTAAGGTTCCGGTTCACATTCCGCAGCCCTACCCAGTCGAGAAGAAGGTCCACTACCCCGTCCACGTCCCGGTGGACAGACCAGTGCCCTACAAGGTTTACGTGCCACAGCCCTATCCGGTTGAAAAGAAGGTCCATTATCCTGTTAAGGTTCCGGTTCCGCAGCCCTACCCCATCGAAAAACACGTGCCGTATCCGGTCAAGGTTCCAGTGCACGTACCGCAGCCCTTCCCAGTCGAGAAGCCGGTGCCTTATCCGGTGAAGGTGCACGTCGACAGACCATATCCAGTCCATGTCGATAAGCCGTACCCAGTTCCAGTTGAAAAGCACGTTCCCGTTCCGGTGGAGAAGCCAGTTCCATATCCGGTCAAGGTACATGTGGACAGACCGATTCCTGTTCCGGTAGAGAAGCCGGTTCCGGTTCCCGTCAAGGTTCCGGTTCCTGCGCCCTATCCCGTGGAGAAGAAGGTTCCTTATCCGGTCGAGAAGCCCGTTCCATACCCTGTGAAGGTTCCGGTTGACAGACCAGTTCCCGTTACCGTTACTAAGCACGTTCCCTATCACGTCGTCAAGCATGTTCCGTACCCAGTTCACGTCCATGAAGAGGAGGGTGGTTTTGATTCGGGGTATGGCGGGGGTGGCGATGGTGGACAGACTTCCGTCGGTGATTATGAGTCCAGTTTTGGCGGGTACCAGGAGTCTCACCATGGACACTAGGGACCATGGTATCTTCTACTGTCTTCTTGTACCTTTTTACGTTCGGCCACTGCTACGATCGTGACTCTTTTCGATGTGGatgcgaggaaaaaaataaatctagacgcggaaactccgaagCAGTGAGTCTATGCATGTACCTGTATTGATGTATCCTATGATGTATCGTttaattgttttctatacacTTTCTAATAAAAaccaaagaagaaaataaacccGTGTGCACAGCTGCGCGCGTGTTTATATTACCATACCGCAGTCCAATTTACATCCCTGCATGTAACAGAccatttttttacgatttatgACCGAGACGTGGAAAACGGAAAGTGAAACTATGCTCGAAGCGATCCACTTCCGTCGCACCGTCGTGCGCCTTTAAAAATGGAGATTGAGTCACGAATCTCACCACTTTCGCATAATccgtcgatattttttttcacgcaattTCTCCAAGCCCACGAATTACTCACCGAATGTAGGGGATGTTCGCCGGTATGTGGTACTTGGATCCTGGGTCGAAGTCGTCCTCGGACCTCAGAACCGGTGGTTTGATCCCCGAATACTGTTCACGCAGTCTGTGCCAGTGACAATTGTACTCTTCCCTGTTTACAACTCGGTTAAAAATGTCCCATCGCCATTTGTCCATCGTCAGGCTAAACGGCAGGAGTACCACCTTGTCCATGGCCAGAGCAAAGAGGTAGTTTATGTCCGCTGAAGGCTCCACTGCATACCTGGGCGCCAAACCAAGAGTCTGAAGGTGgcgaggcgtcgcgacgctcagAGCGACGGCCTCTCCGACGGCCTCGTGAAATCCTGCGAAAAAGAATCAGATCAAGATCCATAAGATGGTATGGCAAGTGTTGTCCGAAGCAATTACGATGCTGTGAAATCTGATCTACATATACCGAATCGAAATGCTTTCAACTGTCCAATTGCTGTACGCAGTTACGTGAGATTCACAATAGTCATTGCAATTGAGATCTATAATCCATTTTTTCATGCGGATGCTTTCACGCCATGGAGATACGTGAGAAAAAATGGAGACGACTTAGCGCGATGATCAGACTTATCGCTAATTACACGCACGCGTGCTTCCTGATTAACGCTGTACTGCAAACGCACATTTTACCACCGCAAccagaagaaagagaaagtgcAATTATGCCcgcgaaaaaaattagatctGTACAGCAGTTTCATCCCGCATTTCATTTTCCACTCTCGCTttatcctcttcttcttcttctcttctctctctttgtctcCTACTCCTCATGTTCGACGTAACTTACTCCGACTGTTAAACTCGAGTACTTATACCGACTTTCGAACCATTAAACGTAAACACTGAACTCTATTTACGACTCTACTTACCAGAGCCACACAAAGACGGGCAAGTAAATATTTACTTCCGGACGTTACGCGCAGAGCTTCAACTTACGTAATTCAGTCTTCGCCCAGCCGCTATTAGAATCGCTTCGCGCTTGGAAAATCGATATCAAATTTGAGTGTGACACGTGAGTGATCTGAGAGAATATTGTGCTAGTTTGGTTACCTGGATTTGCGCCGTCTCTGAATTCTCGTGGCAGTTTGCTGTACCGGAGGAAATACTGGATGTGAGCCATCTCGTGGTGGACCGTGATCAAGTCCTTCATCGTCACTCTGGTGCACATTTTGATCCTGAAAATATGATCGACGGAAGGTGAGTGCAAATCGAGGTTTTTTTAAcccaatttcgaatttgaatgCCACGAACACTGCGCGATTGTTTTCTTGATTAATATCGAACTACCTCGCCTTCCATTTTACTTTTTAGTACTGTTTATAGCAAAGTCTCACAGCAcaagtaaaggaaaaaatcggaaaatagttaatttgttgttttattgcataaaacaaaattcagtTTG
This portion of the Diprion similis isolate iyDipSimi1 chromosome 7, iyDipSimi1.1, whole genome shotgun sequence genome encodes:
- the LOC124408062 gene encoding proline-rich protein 4-like isoform X2, whose amino-acid sequence is MRLLVLLSLVGLLALGCCEKDASPKSVEDKDDSTSASEKKQDKRGLVNIGNHGFNLGSELGGSHSFDLSGAGHGGSFGGGEIGGGHGLDLSGHGDSGQSYGGGYGDDGGKIKQITIVKNVKIPYPVERKIPYPVEKEVPYPVKVPVPQPYPVEKQVHYPVKVYVKVPVHIPQPYPVEKKVHYPVHVPVDRPVPYKVYVPQPYPVEKKVHYPVKVPVPQPYPIEKHVPYPVKVPVHVPQPFPVEKPVPYPVKVHVDRPYPVHVDKPYPVPVEKHVPVPVEKPVPYPVKVHVDRPIPVPVEKPVPVPVKVPVPAPYPVEKKVPYPVEKPVPYPVKVPVDRPVPVTVTKHVPYHVVKHVPYPVHVHEEEGGFDSGYGGGGDGGQTSVGDYESSFGGYQESHHGH